From one [Ruminococcus] lactaris ATCC 29176 genomic stretch:
- a CDS encoding metal ABC transporter substrate-binding protein: MSVDRKKGAGLKKRKICSVLIAGILSVGMILTGCGAGQPGGQSQKKVTEAEKKLKVVTTIFPQYDFVRQIAGDQVELQMLLKPGEETHSYEPTPQDIIAIQNCDLFIYVGGENDAWVEDILESMPDNGRKTLKLTDCVDTVEEEQKEGMKEERDHDHEDGQDQDSHDEESHSVHEIDEHVWTSPVNAEKIVEVLADQLEELDQKNAAVYKENAAEYEEKLQELDGQFREVVENADSRLLIFGDRFPFRYLAEEYGLDYYAAFSGCASDTEPSAATMAFLINKVKEEKVPTVLKMELSNDNIAKAIAEATGTDVKVFYSCHNLTAQEFKDGETYLSMMEKNVETLKEVLNGWH, from the coding sequence ATGAGCGTCGATAGGAAGAAAGGTGCAGGATTGAAGAAAAGAAAAATCTGTAGTGTACTCATCGCAGGGATTCTGTCGGTGGGAATGATTTTGACGGGATGCGGAGCAGGACAGCCAGGAGGACAGTCACAAAAAAAGGTAACAGAAGCTGAGAAAAAGCTTAAGGTTGTTACGACAATTTTTCCTCAATATGATTTTGTACGTCAGATCGCAGGAGATCAGGTGGAGCTTCAGATGTTATTGAAGCCGGGCGAGGAAACCCATTCTTATGAGCCGACACCCCAGGATATCATAGCGATCCAGAACTGTGACCTGTTCATTTATGTCGGAGGAGAAAATGATGCATGGGTGGAGGATATCCTGGAGTCCATGCCAGATAATGGCCGAAAGACATTGAAACTGACGGACTGTGTGGATACAGTGGAAGAAGAGCAGAAAGAAGGCATGAAGGAAGAACGTGATCATGACCATGAAGACGGACAGGATCAGGATTCCCATGATGAGGAGTCACATTCCGTCCATGAGATTGATGAGCATGTATGGACTTCACCTGTAAATGCGGAAAAGATCGTGGAAGTGCTGGCAGATCAACTGGAGGAACTGGATCAGAAAAATGCAGCAGTTTATAAAGAAAATGCCGCGGAGTATGAAGAAAAACTTCAGGAACTGGACGGGCAGTTCCGGGAAGTAGTTGAGAATGCAGATTCCAGACTGCTTATTTTTGGAGACCGGTTTCCGTTCCGGTATCTGGCAGAAGAATACGGACTGGATTATTATGCTGCATTTTCGGGCTGTGCATCGGATACAGAGCCAAGTGCGGCAACAATGGCATTTCTGATCAATAAAGTAAAAGAAGAAAAAGTACCGACGGTTCTGAAAATGGAATTGAGCAACGATAATATTGCTAAAGCCATTGCAGAAGCAACCGGAACGGATGTAAAGGTATTTTACAGTTGTCATAATCTGACGGCACAGGAATTTAAAGATGGGGAAACTTATCTGAGTATGATGGAGAAAAATGTGGAGACACTGAAGGAGGTTTTGAACGGATGGCACTGA
- a CDS encoding dihydrofolate reductase has protein sequence MKAIVAADRNWGIGYQNRLLVSIPSDMKFFRQTTTGHVVVMGRKTLESFPNGLPLKNRTNIVLTANKDYAVKDAIIVHSEKELLEELKKYDTDEIYVIGGESVYRMMLPYLDTIYVTKIDHAFQADTFFPNLDELEDWEMTEEGDEQTCFDLEFAFTRYERR, from the coding sequence ATGAAAGCAATCGTAGCAGCAGATAGGAATTGGGGAATCGGATATCAGAACAGATTACTGGTGAGCATTCCGTCTGATATGAAGTTTTTTCGACAGACTACCACAGGACACGTTGTAGTTATGGGTCGAAAGACACTGGAAAGTTTCCCAAATGGACTTCCACTTAAAAATCGTACGAATATTGTGCTTACTGCAAATAAGGATTATGCAGTGAAAGATGCGATTATCGTACATTCTGAAAAAGAATTATTGGAAGAGCTGAAGAAGTATGATACCGACGAGATTTATGTGATCGGAGGCGAAAGCGTATATCGTATGATGCTTCCATATTTGGATACAATTTATGTAACAAAGATCGACCATGCATTTCAGGCGGATACATTTTTCCCGAATCTGGATGAACTGGAAGATTGGGAAATGACAGAGGAAGGTGATGAGCAAACCTGCTTTGACCTGGAATTTGCATTTACCAGATATGAGCGTCGATAG
- the thyA gene encoding thymidylate synthase, with protein MSYADKVFINMCRDIIENGTSTEGEKVRPKWEDGTAAYTIKKFGVVNRYDLSKEFPALTLRRTAIKSCVDELLWIWQKKSNNVHELKSHIWDSWADENGSIGKAYGYQMQVKHQYKEGMMDQVDRVLYDLKENPYSRRIMTNLYVHEDLHEMNLYPCAYSMTFNVTKEEGSEQLTLNGILNQRSQDVLTANNWNVCQYAVLLHMFAQVCGMKAGELVHVIADAHIYDRHIPLIEELISREPLPAPKFWLNPEVKDFYDFTPDDVRLEDYETHPQIKNIPVAI; from the coding sequence ATGAGTTACGCAGATAAAGTATTTATAAATATGTGCAGGGATATTATTGAAAATGGAACCAGCACAGAAGGCGAAAAAGTCCGTCCGAAATGGGAAGACGGCACAGCAGCTTATACAATAAAAAAATTCGGAGTAGTGAACCGGTATGACCTTTCAAAGGAGTTCCCGGCACTGACATTACGCAGGACAGCAATCAAGAGTTGTGTAGATGAGCTTTTATGGATCTGGCAGAAAAAGTCAAATAATGTGCATGAACTGAAAAGTCATATCTGGGATAGCTGGGCAGATGAAAATGGTTCTATTGGAAAGGCCTATGGTTATCAGATGCAGGTGAAGCATCAGTATAAAGAGGGGATGATGGATCAGGTAGACAGAGTTTTATATGATCTGAAAGAAAATCCCTACAGCCGCAGGATCATGACGAATCTTTACGTGCATGAAGATCTGCATGAGATGAATCTGTATCCGTGTGCATACAGTATGACGTTTAATGTAACGAAAGAGGAGGGCAGTGAACAACTGACTCTGAACGGAATTTTAAACCAGCGTTCGCAGGATGTGCTGACAGCAAATAACTGGAATGTATGCCAGTATGCTGTTCTGCTGCATATGTTTGCACAGGTATGTGGCATGAAAGCAGGGGAACTGGTTCATGTAATTGCAGACGCACATATTTATGACCGGCATATTCCTCTGATCGAGGAACTGATCTCAAGAGAGCCTCTTCCGGCACCGAAATTCTGGCTGAATCCGGAAGTGAAAGATTTTTATGATTTTACGCCGGATGATGTAAGGCTGGAAGATTATGAAACGCATCCGCAGATTAAAAATATTCCGGTTGCGATTTAG
- a CDS encoding MarR family winged helix-turn-helix transcriptional regulator, whose amino-acid sequence MERRSQPIGFMIKQINNVFEKELNEKVKKLGLTSSQCAVLDYLFHTSKDEISQRDVERHLSLKNPTVTGLLKRLDEKGYILCVPNAKDKRKKNIYLTEKAYDIQRRMEAERRKLDRELTRGMSKREVDALMRNLEKLLYNVADP is encoded by the coding sequence ATGGAACGGAGAAGTCAGCCGATCGGTTTTATGATCAAGCAGATCAATAATGTATTTGAAAAAGAGTTGAATGAAAAGGTGAAAAAGCTGGGGCTTACTTCTTCCCAGTGTGCAGTACTCGATTACTTATTTCATACCAGTAAAGATGAGATAAGCCAGCGGGATGTAGAACGTCACCTCAGTCTGAAAAATCCAACGGTGACCGGTCTTTTGAAGCGGTTGGATGAAAAAGGATACATTCTCTGTGTTCCAAATGCAAAAGATAAAAGAAAGAAAAATATTTACCTTACGGAGAAAGCCTATGATATACAAAGGCGGATGGAGGCAGAGCGGAGAAAGCTGGATCGGGAACTGACCCGCGGGATGAGCAAAAGAGAAGTAGATGCACTGATGAGAAATCTGGAAAAGCTTCTATATAATGTCGCTGATCCGTGA
- a CDS encoding homoserine dehydrogenase yields MNTIKVAILGLGTVGTGVYKLIQKRADVMERTAGAKLEVKKILVRNMQKKREGVEQELLTDNWKEILEDDEISVVIEVMGGLEPAKTMILEALEAGKNVVSANKDLIAEEGHVLLDTAQKNQVDFLFEAAVAGGIPIIRPLKQCLAANDISEIVGIVNGTTNYILTKMTEEGMDFADALKKAQELGFAEADPTADVEGLDAGRKVAIMASIAFHSRVVFFNVHTEGITKITARDIAYAKEFDSVIKLLGVAHNTENGIEVGVYPMMIRKEHPLASVRDSFNAVFVHGDAVDDAMFYGRGAGEFPTASAVMGDVIDVVRNIGYGCTGRISCTCYKDLPIKEFGQVKNKFFIRMQVANEPGVLAAIAEVFGDHKVSITRVVQEHSAPEAAELVIVTERVKECNMQEALKALMEIPSIQEISSIIREY; encoded by the coding sequence TTGAATACGATTAAAGTTGCAATCCTCGGTCTTGGTACTGTAGGGACAGGTGTATATAAACTGATCCAGAAGAGAGCGGATGTGATGGAAAGAACGGCCGGTGCGAAGCTGGAAGTAAAGAAGATCCTTGTGCGGAATATGCAGAAAAAGCGTGAAGGTGTGGAGCAGGAGCTTCTTACGGATAACTGGAAAGAGATTCTTGAGGACGATGAAATCTCTGTCGTGATCGAAGTGATGGGTGGACTTGAGCCTGCAAAGACGATGATCCTGGAGGCACTGGAAGCCGGGAAGAATGTAGTTTCTGCGAATAAAGATCTGATCGCAGAGGAAGGGCATGTCCTTCTTGATACAGCACAGAAGAATCAGGTGGATTTCTTATTCGAGGCGGCGGTAGCAGGAGGCATCCCGATCATCCGTCCGTTGAAGCAATGTCTGGCAGCCAATGATATTTCAGAGATAGTTGGGATTGTGAACGGTACGACCAATTATATCCTTACCAAGATGACAGAAGAGGGAATGGATTTTGCAGATGCACTGAAAAAGGCACAGGAACTTGGATTTGCAGAGGCAGACCCTACTGCGGACGTGGAAGGACTGGATGCGGGAAGAAAAGTGGCGATCATGGCATCCATCGCATTTCATTCCAGAGTTGTATTCTTTAATGTACATACAGAAGGAATTACGAAGATTACGGCAAGGGATATTGCATATGCAAAGGAATTTGACAGCGTCATCAAGCTTCTGGGTGTTGCACATAATACAGAAAATGGAATCGAGGTCGGAGTCTATCCGATGATGATCCGGAAAGAGCATCCACTTGCTTCTGTACGGGATTCTTTCAATGCAGTTTTTGTTCATGGAGATGCAGTGGATGATGCCATGTTTTACGGAAGGGGTGCAGGTGAATTTCCGACAGCCAGTGCCGTAATGGGCGATGTGATTGATGTGGTAAGAAATATCGGATATGGCTGTACGGGAAGGATCAGTTGTACCTGCTATAAAGATCTGCCGATCAAGGAATTTGGTCAGGTGAAGAACAAGTTCTTTATCCGTATGCAGGTCGCAAATGAACCGGGAGTACTTGCCGCTATTGCAGAGGTATTTGGAGACCATAAAGTAAGTATTACGAGGGTAGTCCAGGAACATTCTGCACCGGAAGCAGCAGAGCTGGTTATCGTGACGGAGCGTGTGAAGGAATGCAATATGCAGGAGGCACTGAAAGCACTGATGGAGATTCCGAGTATCCAGGAGATCAGCAGTATTATCCGAGAGTATTAA
- a CDS encoding type II toxin-antitoxin system HicB family antitoxin has protein sequence MKFIYPAVFKKKTDGGYAAYFPDLEFCEASGETLDDAIDNANEAARTWITVELEEDEPILPHVSDPEDILLAEDELIRNISVNIRFYEGWDE, from the coding sequence ATGAAATTTATATATCCCGCTGTATTTAAAAAGAAAACTGACGGAGGATACGCTGCTTACTTTCCTGATCTTGAGTTCTGCGAAGCATCCGGTGAGACACTGGATGATGCCATCGACAACGCAAATGAAGCTGCCAGAACCTGGATCACGGTAGAACTCGAAGAGGACGAGCCGATTCTTCCTCATGTCTCCGATCCGGAAGATATTCTCCTTGCCGAAGATGAACTGATCCGCAATATTTCTGTCAATATCCGTTTTTACGAAGGCTGGGACGAATAA
- a CDS encoding ABC transporter ATP-binding protein → MLELKKIDKYYNPGTVNEMCLFDGFDLTVADGEFVSVVGSNGSGKTSMLNILCGSIPVDGGKILMNGKDITNKKEFKRNRNIGRVYQNPSMGTCPSMTILENMSLADNKGKFFGLGAGINKARREEYREMLSQLGLGLENKMDVKVGVLSGGQRQAIALLMSTMTPIDFLILDEHTAALDPKTAELIMELTDKIVREKHLTTIMVTHNLRYAVEYGNRLLMMHQGGIVMDLKGEEKAHLEVEQILDKFNEISIECGN, encoded by the coding sequence ATGCTTGAATTAAAGAAAATCGATAAATATTATAATCCCGGAACAGTCAATGAGATGTGCCTGTTTGACGGATTTGACCTGACGGTAGCAGACGGAGAGTTTGTATCGGTTGTGGGAAGTAACGGTTCAGGAAAAACCTCGATGCTGAATATCCTTTGTGGAAGTATTCCTGTAGATGGCGGAAAGATCCTGATGAATGGGAAAGATATTACAAATAAAAAGGAATTTAAAAGAAACCGTAACATCGGACGTGTATATCAGAACCCATCGATGGGAACCTGCCCGTCGATGACCATTCTGGAGAATATGTCTCTGGCAGATAATAAAGGAAAATTCTTTGGACTTGGTGCAGGAATCAATAAGGCGAGAAGAGAAGAGTACCGGGAAATGTTGAGCCAGCTAGGCCTGGGACTGGAAAATAAAATGGATGTAAAAGTCGGAGTACTTTCCGGTGGACAGCGTCAGGCAATCGCACTTCTGATGTCAACCATGACACCCATTGATTTCCTGATCCTGGATGAGCATACAGCAGCACTTGATCCAAAGACAGCAGAGCTGATCATGGAACTGACAGATAAGATCGTCAGAGAAAAGCATCTGACAACCATCATGGTTACTCACAACCTGCGTTATGCGGTAGAATATGGGAACCGTCTTCTGATGATGCATCAGGGCGGGATTGTGATGGATTTAAAGGGAGAAGAAAAAGCACATCTTGAGGTGGAGCAGATCCTGGATAAATTTAATGAGATCAGTATTGAATGTGGTAACTAG
- a CDS encoding ABC transporter permease — translation MGIYITILEQGLIYGILALGVYITYKILDFPDLTVDGSFPLGAALTATMITKGVNPYLTLPASFLIGVLAGICTGLIHVKCKVRDLLSGIIMMTALWTINLRLAGTANVPIFGEDSIFDNAAVNGIFQGGASSYKVLVIVLIIAVVSKVLLDLYMKTKSGFLLRAVGDNEVLVTSLAKDEGNVKILGLAIANGLVSLAGSIFCQEQRVFEISSGTGAIVIGLASVIIGTSLFKNFSFLKTTTAVLIGSIIYKACVAAALKFFEPQDMKLITAVLFLLILVIGRDRKKKVKKNA, via the coding sequence ATGGGGATTTATATAACAATATTGGAGCAGGGGCTGATTTATGGAATACTCGCCCTTGGAGTATACATAACATATAAGATTCTGGATTTCCCGGATCTGACAGTGGATGGAAGTTTTCCGCTGGGAGCAGCACTGACTGCAACAATGATCACGAAAGGTGTGAACCCGTATCTCACACTTCCGGCATCATTTCTGATCGGTGTTCTTGCCGGGATCTGTACCGGTCTGATCCATGTGAAATGTAAGGTGCGTGATCTGCTGTCCGGTATTATTATGATGACAGCATTATGGACGATCAACCTCCGGCTGGCAGGAACGGCAAATGTACCGATCTTTGGCGAGGACAGTATTTTTGACAATGCAGCCGTAAATGGGATCTTTCAGGGAGGAGCATCCTCGTATAAGGTTCTGGTGATCGTTCTGATCATTGCGGTAGTAAGCAAAGTCCTTTTAGATCTTTATATGAAGACAAAGTCGGGATTCCTTCTCCGTGCAGTCGGTGATAATGAAGTGCTGGTCACTTCTCTTGCAAAAGATGAGGGGAATGTCAAGATCCTCGGACTTGCGATCGCCAATGGACTGGTTTCCCTGGCAGGATCTATTTTCTGTCAGGAACAGAGAGTTTTTGAAATTTCCAGTGGTACAGGTGCCATTGTTATCGGACTTGCGAGCGTGATCATCGGAACAAGCCTGTTCAAGAATTTTTCATTCCTGAAAACCACAACGGCTGTTCTGATCGGTTCCATTATTTATAAAGCCTGTGTTGCTGCAGCCTTAAAGTTTTTTGAGCCGCAGGATATGAAACTGATCACGGCAGTTTTATTCCTTCTGATTTTGGTGATCGGAAGAGACAGAAAGAAGAAGGTGAAGAAAAATGCTTGA
- a CDS encoding ABC transporter substrate-binding protein: MKKRILAVVLGAVMVMSLAGCGSGTSGEDKKASSDGEKTYTIGISQFAEHGSLDNCREGFLEGLKEEGIEEGKNLTVSVKNAAADQGTAKQISDSFVSDKVDLICAIATPSAQAAYNSAMDSEIPVVYTAVTDPVAAKLAKDDGTAVGNVTGTSDELPIKAQLEMIREMMPDAKKIGILYTTSEANSVSALAKYDDLAGDYGFEIVEKGISQTADISLAADELLGEVDCLTNLTDNTVVASLATILDKANAKKIPVFGSEIEQVKIGCLAAEGLDYVALGKQTGKMAAKILKGEKKASDMQFETITEPGFYVNNEVAKNLGITVPEDLQDKAVESFDEITK; the protein is encoded by the coding sequence ATGAAGAAAAGAATTTTAGCAGTAGTTTTAGGTGCGGTAATGGTAATGAGCCTGGCAGGATGCGGCTCAGGAACATCAGGAGAGGATAAAAAAGCTTCCTCCGATGGAGAAAAGACTTATACGATCGGAATTTCCCAGTTTGCAGAGCATGGTTCACTGGATAACTGCAGGGAAGGATTCCTTGAAGGGCTGAAAGAAGAGGGAATTGAAGAGGGTAAGAACCTGACAGTTTCTGTAAAGAATGCAGCGGCAGATCAGGGTACAGCAAAGCAGATCAGTGATTCATTTGTATCCGATAAAGTGGATCTGATCTGTGCAATCGCAACTCCGAGTGCACAGGCAGCATACAATTCAGCGATGGATTCAGAAATCCCGGTTGTTTATACAGCAGTCACAGACCCGGTTGCGGCAAAGCTTGCAAAAGATGACGGAACAGCAGTCGGAAATGTAACAGGAACGAGTGATGAGCTTCCGATCAAGGCACAGCTTGAAATGATCCGTGAGATGATGCCGGATGCAAAGAAGATCGGTATCCTTTATACGACAAGTGAGGCAAATTCCGTATCCGCTCTTGCAAAATATGATGATCTTGCAGGAGACTATGGATTTGAGATCGTAGAAAAAGGTATTAGCCAGACCGCAGATATTTCTCTTGCGGCAGATGAACTTCTCGGAGAAGTTGACTGCCTGACGAACCTGACAGACAATACAGTTGTAGCTTCTCTGGCAACGATCCTTGACAAGGCAAATGCAAAGAAAATTCCGGTATTCGGAAGTGAGATCGAACAGGTGAAGATCGGATGCCTTGCAGCAGAAGGACTGGATTATGTGGCACTTGGAAAGCAGACGGGAAAGATGGCAGCCAAGATCCTGAAAGGTGAGAAGAAAGCATCTGATATGCAGTTTGAGACAATTACAGAACCTGGTTTTTATGTAAATAATGAAGTAGCGAAGAATCTCGGAATCACAGTTCCGGAGGATCTTCAGGACAAAGCTGTAGAAAGCTTTGATGAGATTACAAAATAA